One genomic window of Gossypium hirsutum isolate 1008001.06 chromosome D11, Gossypium_hirsutum_v2.1, whole genome shotgun sequence includes the following:
- the LOC107912266 gene encoding translocase of chloroplast 33, chloroplastic isoform X2, giving the protein MGTPLPREWVGLQQFPAATQTKLFELLGKLKQKNVNTLTILVMGKGGVGKSSTINSLIGEQVVRVTAFQSEGLRPVMASRSWAGFTLNVIDTPGLVEAGYVNHQALQLIKGVDDLDKQIIRAITNSFGKEIWRKNLLVLTHAQLCPPDGLSYDVFSSKRSEGVLKAIRIGARIRKKDFDDSVIPVVLVENSGRCNKNDSDEKILPNDDAWIPNLVKAITSVATNKSQAIVVSKKLVDGSDASEKGKLWIPVILGLQWFVIKWIQGAIKRDIATGNGPI; this is encoded by the exons ATGGGTACTCCTCTCCCTCGTGAATGGGTCGGCCTTCAACAATTCCCCGCTGCTACTCAGAcgaaattgtttgagttgttgGGAAAATTGAAGCAAAAG AATGTCAATACTTTGACTATCCTAGTTATGGGCAAAGGCGGAGTAGGAAAGTCTTCTACTATCAATTCTCTTATTGGGGAGCAAGTTGTTCGAGTCACTGCTTTCCAG TCAGAGGGGTTGAGACCCGTAATGGCTTCACGCTCCTGGGCAGGGTTTACATTGAATGTAATTGATACACCAGGACTTGTAGAGGCTGGCTATGTCAATCACCAAGCTCTTCAGTTGATCAAAGG AGTGGATGACTTGGATAAGCAGATCATCAGGGCTATCACAAACAGTTTTGGAAAAGAAATATGGCGCAAAAATTTGCTTGTTCTCACTCATGCACAGCTTTGTCCACCAGATGGACTGAGTTATGATGTTTTTTCTTCTAAAAGATCAGAGGGTGTCCTAAAGGCGATCCGTATCGGAGCTCGTATTAGGAAAAAGGATTTTGAT GATTCTGTCATTCCTGTTGTTTTGGTTGAAAATAGTGGGAGGTGCAATAAAAATGACAGTGACGAAAAG ATTCTTCCGAATGATGATGCTTGGATCCCAAACTTAGTAAAAGCCATCACAAGTGTTGCAACAAATAAGAGTCAAGCTATTGTAGTTAGCAAGAAGCTGGTAGATGGGTCTGACGCTAGTGAGAAAGGAAAATTGTGGATTCCAGTTATTCTTGGGCTTCAG TGGTTTGTTATCAAATGGATTCAAGGAGCTATAAAAAGGGATATTGCAACTGGCAACGGGCCTATATGA
- the LOC107912266 gene encoding translocase of chloroplast 33, chloroplastic isoform X1, protein MGTPLPREWVGLQQFPAATQTKLFELLGKLKQKNVNTLTILVMGKGGVGKSSTINSLIGEQVVRVTAFQSEGLRPVMASRSWAGFTLNVIDTPGLVEAGYVNHQALQLIKGFLLNKTIDVLLYVDRLDAYRVDDLDKQIIRAITNSFGKEIWRKNLLVLTHAQLCPPDGLSYDVFSSKRSEGVLKAIRIGARIRKKDFDDSVIPVVLVENSGRCNKNDSDEKILPNDDAWIPNLVKAITSVATNKSQAIVVSKKLVDGSDASEKGKLWIPVILGLQWFVIKWIQGAIKRDIATGNGPI, encoded by the exons ATGGGTACTCCTCTCCCTCGTGAATGGGTCGGCCTTCAACAATTCCCCGCTGCTACTCAGAcgaaattgtttgagttgttgGGAAAATTGAAGCAAAAG AATGTCAATACTTTGACTATCCTAGTTATGGGCAAAGGCGGAGTAGGAAAGTCTTCTACTATCAATTCTCTTATTGGGGAGCAAGTTGTTCGAGTCACTGCTTTCCAG TCAGAGGGGTTGAGACCCGTAATGGCTTCACGCTCCTGGGCAGGGTTTACATTGAATGTAATTGATACACCAGGACTTGTAGAGGCTGGCTATGTCAATCACCAAGCTCTTCAGTTGATCAAAGG GTTTCTTTTGAATAAGACCATAGATGTTTTGCTTTATGTTGATCGCCTGGACGCCTATAGAGTGGATGACTTGGATAAGCAGATCATCAGGGCTATCACAAACAGTTTTGGAAAAGAAATATGGCGCAAAAATTTGCTTGTTCTCACTCATGCACAGCTTTGTCCACCAGATGGACTGAGTTATGATGTTTTTTCTTCTAAAAGATCAGAGGGTGTCCTAAAGGCGATCCGTATCGGAGCTCGTATTAGGAAAAAGGATTTTGAT GATTCTGTCATTCCTGTTGTTTTGGTTGAAAATAGTGGGAGGTGCAATAAAAATGACAGTGACGAAAAG ATTCTTCCGAATGATGATGCTTGGATCCCAAACTTAGTAAAAGCCATCACAAGTGTTGCAACAAATAAGAGTCAAGCTATTGTAGTTAGCAAGAAGCTGGTAGATGGGTCTGACGCTAGTGAGAAAGGAAAATTGTGGATTCCAGTTATTCTTGGGCTTCAG TGGTTTGTTATCAAATGGATTCAAGGAGCTATAAAAAGGGATATTGCAACTGGCAACGGGCCTATATGA
- the LOC107910928 gene encoding UNC93-like protein 1: MIGSVGIGYILDFSFKSRRTRGLVGVGIVAVLGTVIWAGGLANQLNYSFDKPPNRLDFKRCGSDFAGPFVLYCSYGLLDAMFQCLVYWVIGALADTSETLSRYAGFYKGVQSAGAAVAWQVGKKKIPLLNQLIVNWVLTTLSYPLLAVLIYKAVKDTDGSKPAEDDDTASGLPPPASMKDGYKELENSITTEKNGLSTWQSLALNFYSLSTSCSSYTGNKSSIGRNLN, from the exons ATGATAGGTTCAGTGGGAATTGGATATATTTTAGACTTCAGTTTCAAGAGCAGAAGAACAAGAGGCTTGGTTGGGGTAGGAATTGTTGCTGTGCTCGGGACGGTAATTTGGGCGGGTGGCCTTGCCAACCAGTTGAATTACTCTTTTGACAAACCTCCCAACCGGTTGGACTTCAAGAGATGCGGAAGCGATTTCGCTGGACCGTTCGTATTGTACTGTAGCTATGGGTTATTGGATGCCATGTTTCAGTGTTTGGTTTATTGGGTGATTGGAGCATTAGCTGATACCTCAGAGACCCTCAGCAG ATATGCTGGTTTCTACAAGGGAGTGCAGAGTGCAGGAGCGGCAGTTGCCTGGCAAGTCGGCAAAAAAAAGATTCCCTTGCTCAACCAGCTGATTGTGAATTGGGTGCTGACCACTTTGAGTTATCCATTGCTGGCGGTCCTCATTTACAAGGCAGTTAAGGATACGGATGGCAGTAAGCCTGCAGAGGACGATGACACTGCTTCAGGACTGCCTCCCCCCGCTTCAATGAAAGATGGTTACAAAGAACTTGAGAACTCTATTACTACGGAAAAGAATGGTTTAAGTACTTGGCAAAGTTTAGCCCTCAATTTTTACTCCCTTTCAACTTCTTGTTCATCATATACCGGAAATAAAAGCTCGATAGGGAGAAATCTAAATTGA
- the LOC107912262 gene encoding UNC93-like protein 1 — translation MRFQGEEEAAAKVPVTSPFRYNSPLVQVSLIGLVCFCCPGMFNALTGMGGGGQVNPDAANNANTALYTTFSIFGVLGGGVYNIFGPKVTLAMGCSTYVLYAGSFLYYNHQQDQTFAIFAGVLLGMGASFLWAGQGAIMTSYPTATRKGTYISLFWIIFNLGGVIGGLIPFILNYHRQEKAETVNDMTYIVFMCFMSAGTLISLTILSPDRVVKDDGTHCTNIKYSNVTTEAI, via the coding sequence ATGAGATTCCAAGGAGAAGAGGAAGCAGCTGCCAAAGTGCCTGTAACATCTCCTTTCCGGTACAATTCACCCCTGGTACAGGTTAGCTTAATAGGTCTAGTATGTTTCTGTTGTCCTGGCATGTTCAATGCCCTTACAGGCATGGGAGGTGGTGGTCAAGTCAACCCTGATGCAGCAAATAATGCTAACACCGCTCTGTACACAACTTTTTCCATCTTTGGAGTCCTTGGTGGTGGTGTTTACAACATCTTTGGACCAAAGGTTACCCTTGCAATGGGCTGCTCCACTTATGTCCTTTATGCTGGCTCTTTCCTATACTACAATCACCAGCAAGACCAGACTTTTGCTATCTTTGCTGGTGTTTTGCTCGGTATGGGTGCAAGCTTTCTTTGGGCTGGACAAGGGGCTATCATGACTTCCTATCCCACTGCTACTCGTAAAGGCACCTATATTTCTCTTTTCTGGATTATTTTCAACTTGGGTGGTGTCATTGGTGGACTCATACCTTTCATCCTGAACTACCACCGGCAGGAAAAGGCTGAAACTGTCAACGACATGACATATATTGTCTTCATGTGTTTCATGTCAGCTGGTACCCTCATCTCATTGACAATTTTATCCCCTGATCGTGTTGTCAAAGACGATGGTACTCATTGCACCAACATTAAATACTCAAATGTTACCACTGAGGCTATTTAG
- the LOC107912261 gene encoding probable plastid-lipid-associated protein 10, chloroplastic isoform X1, which produces MEIAFAASVYPTNVKRVIYEIRPHSSKLVTNKRRSFHNKFLCSVAVAPDRNRVSEVELENKKHNLLLAVQDTQRGLAATADQRSIIEEALVSVEGYNMGAPLDMAVLDGTWRLQYTSAPDVVVLLEAAARLPFFQVGQIYQKFECRDQLRGGVIRNVVRWSIPNLLEEQEGATLVVSAKFDVVSVRNIYLQFEEIKVQDINISEQLQALIAPALLPRSFLSLQILQFLRTFRAQVPVRNPGTGRRSVGGLYYLSYLDQNMLLGRAVGGGGVFVFTKAQPLEL; this is translated from the exons ATGGAAATAGCATTTGCCGCTTCAGTATACCCGACAAATGTGAAGAGAGTAATCTACGAGATAAGACCTCACAGCTCAAAACTCGTTACCAACAAGAGACGGTCTTTTCACAACAAGTTTCTATGCTCAGTAGCTGTTGCTCCTGACAGGAATCGG GTATCCGAGGTTGAGTTGGAAAACAAGAAACACAATCTTCTCCTGGCTGTTCAAGACACACAACGGGGACTTGCTGCAACTGCTGATCAACGCTCAATTATCGAGGAGGCTCTG GTGAGTGTAGAGGGATACAACATGGGTGCACCACTTGACATGGCGGTGTTGGATGGAACTTGGCGCCTGCAGTACACTTCTGCCCCGGATGTTGTCGTTCTTTTGGAAGCTGCTGCAAGGCTTCCTTTCTTTCAG GTTGGGCAGATCTACCAGAAATTTGAATGCAGGGATCAGCTCAGAGGAGGTGTTATCCGAAATGTTGTTCGATGGAGTATTCCGAATTTGTTAGAG GAACAAGAAGGTGCCACTCTGGTTGTTTCTGCTAAGTTCGATGTTGTTTCTGTGCGGAACATCTATCTTCAGTTTGAAGAG ATAAAAGTTCAAGATATAAACATCAGTGAACAACTGCAAGCTCTGATTGCTCCAGCACTCCTTCCACGGTCATTTTTAAGTCTACAG ATTTTGCAGTTTCTCCGAACCTTCAGAGCTCAAGTTCCTGTAAGAAACCCTGGAACTGGAAG GAGATCAGTAGGAGGACTTTATTACCTTTCGTATCTGGATCAGAATATGCTGTTGGGCAGAGCTGTCGGCGGTGGCGGAGTATTTGTGTTTACGAAGGCTCAACCTCTTGAGCTCTAA
- the LOC107912261 gene encoding probable plastid-lipid-associated protein 10, chloroplastic isoform X3, whose product MEIAFAASVYPTNVKRVIYEIRPHSSKLVTNKRRSFHNKFLCSVAVAPDRNRVSEVELENKKHNLLLAVQDTQRGLAATADQRSIIEEALVSVEGYNMGAPLDMAVLDGTWRLQYTSAPDVVVLLEAAARLPFFQVGQIYQKFECRDQLRGGVIRNVVRWSIPNLLEEQEGATLVVSAKFDVVSVRNIYLQFEEIKVQDINISEQLQALIAPALLPRSFLSLQEKIEDYNEVNLDQVTPL is encoded by the exons ATGGAAATAGCATTTGCCGCTTCAGTATACCCGACAAATGTGAAGAGAGTAATCTACGAGATAAGACCTCACAGCTCAAAACTCGTTACCAACAAGAGACGGTCTTTTCACAACAAGTTTCTATGCTCAGTAGCTGTTGCTCCTGACAGGAATCGG GTATCCGAGGTTGAGTTGGAAAACAAGAAACACAATCTTCTCCTGGCTGTTCAAGACACACAACGGGGACTTGCTGCAACTGCTGATCAACGCTCAATTATCGAGGAGGCTCTG GTGAGTGTAGAGGGATACAACATGGGTGCACCACTTGACATGGCGGTGTTGGATGGAACTTGGCGCCTGCAGTACACTTCTGCCCCGGATGTTGTCGTTCTTTTGGAAGCTGCTGCAAGGCTTCCTTTCTTTCAG GTTGGGCAGATCTACCAGAAATTTGAATGCAGGGATCAGCTCAGAGGAGGTGTTATCCGAAATGTTGTTCGATGGAGTATTCCGAATTTGTTAGAG GAACAAGAAGGTGCCACTCTGGTTGTTTCTGCTAAGTTCGATGTTGTTTCTGTGCGGAACATCTATCTTCAGTTTGAAGAG ATAAAAGTTCAAGATATAAACATCAGTGAACAACTGCAAGCTCTGATTGCTCCAGCACTCCTTCCACGGTCATTTTTAAGTCTACAG GAGAAAATAGAAGATTACAACGAAGTTAATCTAGACCAGGTTACTCCACTGTAA
- the LOC107912261 gene encoding probable plastid-lipid-associated protein 10, chloroplastic isoform X2: protein MEIAFAASVYPTNVKRVIYEIRPHSSKLVTNKRRSFHNKFLCSVAVAPDRNRVSEVELENKKHNLLLAVQDTQRGLAATADQRSIIEEALVSVEGYNMGAPLDMAVLDGTWRLQYTSAPDVVVLLEAAARLPFFQVGQIYQKFECRDQLRGGVIRNVVRWSIPNLLEEQEGATLVVSAKFDVVSVRNIYLQFEEIKVQDINISEQLQALIAPALLPRSFLSLQCFENRIRGISKNMNAQR from the exons ATGGAAATAGCATTTGCCGCTTCAGTATACCCGACAAATGTGAAGAGAGTAATCTACGAGATAAGACCTCACAGCTCAAAACTCGTTACCAACAAGAGACGGTCTTTTCACAACAAGTTTCTATGCTCAGTAGCTGTTGCTCCTGACAGGAATCGG GTATCCGAGGTTGAGTTGGAAAACAAGAAACACAATCTTCTCCTGGCTGTTCAAGACACACAACGGGGACTTGCTGCAACTGCTGATCAACGCTCAATTATCGAGGAGGCTCTG GTGAGTGTAGAGGGATACAACATGGGTGCACCACTTGACATGGCGGTGTTGGATGGAACTTGGCGCCTGCAGTACACTTCTGCCCCGGATGTTGTCGTTCTTTTGGAAGCTGCTGCAAGGCTTCCTTTCTTTCAG GTTGGGCAGATCTACCAGAAATTTGAATGCAGGGATCAGCTCAGAGGAGGTGTTATCCGAAATGTTGTTCGATGGAGTATTCCGAATTTGTTAGAG GAACAAGAAGGTGCCACTCTGGTTGTTTCTGCTAAGTTCGATGTTGTTTCTGTGCGGAACATCTATCTTCAGTTTGAAGAG ATAAAAGTTCAAGATATAAACATCAGTGAACAACTGCAAGCTCTGATTGCTCCAGCACTCCTTCCACGGTCATTTTTAAGTCTACAG TGCTTTGAGAACAGGATCAGGGGGATTAGCAAAAATATGAATGCCCAGCGGTAA